The genomic region CGCACGCGCACCTCGTAGCTCCCGTCGGGCAGAATCGGGATGTCCAGCCGGGCGTCGGACGTCGCGTCGCAGGCGTACATGCCGTTCTTGGCCTCCCAGTGACCGCGCGCGGCGTGGCTATTGAGATTGACCAGCGCCAACGCATCGATCCAGTCCCCGCCCAGCTTCGTCTTTGTCGCCTGTCGCGTCTCAGCAAGCCGGCTCTCGATCGAAGCCATCTCGTCGGCGACCTTCTTCTGCGCGAGCGTCACCCGTGTGCGGTCCAGATCCGTCCCCTCATGTTTCTCCAGGTACATCGTGTAATACACGTTGGCGTGCGTGAGCATCGCGCTCTTGGGGTCGTCGGCGGCGACGCCGTCGGCAAGCTGCGTGTACCAGTCGGCAAGCTGAAGCAGTTCCTCCGGCTTGAGCTGATCAGCCGGGCGACCGGCGAGGCCGACGTTCGTCTTGAGCGTTTGGTCCTGGGCGGTGAAGGTGTACTTGCGCGCTTCCTCGGGGCGGTCCAGGTCCACGATGTACGCCAGAAGCAACTGGCTCGCCGCGTCGGCGTCCTGCGGGTTGGCCTGAAGCTTCTGCTTGTAGAGCTTGATCTTCTTGAACGTCGCCTCCATCGCCGTCGCCCGCGCCACGCGCGGCACGATCTCCGCCTTGGGGTCCACGCCCACGCCGCGCGCGATCCCCATCGCCCGCCGGTACGTCGTCAGCGCCGCCGTGTTGTCATCGGCGTCCGCCTGCGCGTCGCCGTACGAAATGAGCGACTGAAGATAGGTCTGTCCCGTCTGCTGCTTCTTGTCCGGCGGAGCGCCGTTGTACTGCTTGAGCCGCACGTCCACCAGCTTGCCCATCAGCGCCATCGACTGGTCCGGCGACGCATTGATCATCATCCCCAGCGCCGTCGCCGCCGTCTCGTACCCCGACGCATCGACCAGCGCCAGTTCGTACGCATTCTGCGTGAGCAGCGTCGCCAGTTCCGGGTTGGACGACGACGTTCTGGCGGCATCGAGCAGGCGCGCCGCCAACTGCACGTCATCCGACGGATCAGGCGTCTGCCTGGCCTGCGCCTTTTCCTTGCCGTAGAGCGAATCGAACACCTTCGCCACGTCTTCGCCCGCCGCGTGCACGCTCAGCGTCGCCAACAGCACCATGACCACGGCCGCGCCCTTGCTCATCAGCGCCATATCGCATCACCCTGGAAAGGAGGTTTCGCCATACGCGGGCATTCTATCCCAAAAGACGCATCGCCGCCGACGCCGTTCGATGAAATTGGCGCCATCCGCCGGTGATTCTCGGAAAAATATTGATGCTGCGGCGAATCGCCGGATCACTCGCCTTCAAGCCGCCGTTCGAGCTGCACGCCGATGTCGTGAATGCGGGGGTCATTGCTCTTGAGCAGGCGCAGGACCAGCGAGTTTTTCTGCGAAGGCGTCATGCGTTTCCACCCGCGCATGATGCGTTCCATCTGATCGTCCCTGGAGTCGCCCTTGTTGTCGCCATTGGCCGGAGCGGCGCCGGGGGCGGTCTTGTCGCCGGGGGTGACCAGCGAGACAAGCTCGCCGTCGAGCATGCGGATCGAGACGGCTTCGTAGATCACGCCCGAATTGAGCGCCGCCAGCGCGACCGCGCCGGGCGTGCGCCGCAGGCGCCATTTGTGATACACATCGAGCTTATTGATCGGCCCGCTCCATTCGACGAACGGCTTCTGATCGATCATCGACGACACCCGCGCCTTGTCGCCCTCGGTTTCGACGCGGATCACCGCCGTGTGCGATGCGCCCAGCGACAGCGGATTGCCGTTCGTGCGCGTCGGATTGTTCGCATCGGTCACGATCGCGCCGTCGATCATCGACAGTCCGTGATAGAGCTTCTCGTCCTCGGCGTAATAGGCGTAGAGCATCACCGCCGTCGAACGCACCGGCAGGTAGATCATCGCCGCGTCGCCGGGCGTGTCGGTGAGCGTGAACTTGACGGTCAGTTCATAATTGCCGTGCGGCTCGACCGGCAGGCGGATCATCACCGCGTCCGCCGGATCATGCGTCAATCCGTTCGTCGAAAGCGACCACGTGCCGCGCATCGCATCGCGACGCACATCCGTCATCGCCAGAAGATTCACCGACGCTCCGTACGCCCCCGTCTGCGGGCGGTCGATGTCCGGCAGCGCCGCCACCACCTTCGCCAGGTCCTCCTTGACGCGCTTCTGCGTCAACTCCGCCTTCGCCCGGCTCAGATCCTCATCCGTGTGCGATGCCAGATAAAGGTCGTAGTACGCCATCGCCCGCGCCAGCATCGCCGCCTTCGCCCGGTCCGAATGCGCCTCGGTCGAAAGAAGCCGGTACCACTCGGCCATGTCGAAGCGTTCCTGATCCGCCAGCGACGTCGGATCGCTCGTGGCGAGCTTGACGTTGCGCGGCCAGTCCGTGCCGTCGACGAGGAAGGTGTACTTGCGCGCCTCTTCGGGGTTGTTCTCCTCCACGACATACAGCTTGAGCAATTCCGTCGCCGCCGCCTGGTCGGTCTTGTCGGCGGCGAGGCGGGTGCGGGCCGTCTGAATCTGTTTGGCGATCAACTGTCCCGCCAGCACGCGGTCCATCCGCGTCTTGATCAGGTCGCGGGCGGCGGACTTGACCGCCGTGGCGATCCCCGTCGCACGCCGCAGCGGCAGCATCGCATTGTCGAAATCATACTTGTCGTATGAGGCGTCGGACTGCTCGATGAGCGTCTTGATGAGCTTTTCGCCGGCCGCGGTGCGCTGGTCGGCCGGCGCCTGCGTGAAATCCTTCTGACGCAGATCGACGAGGCGCGTCAGATAGTCGACGCGCTGATCGGGAAACTGCTTCATCCCGTAGCGCAGCGCTTCCTCCGCCACGGAATACCCGCTGCGATGTTTGCTCGCGAGCATGACCGTGCGGTCGATGAGCACCTTGAGCAGATCGCTGCGATCCTGCGTCGCGCTGGTCGTCTCCAGCAGCACGCCCGCCAAGTCGATGTCATCCTGATAGTCGCTCGTCGCCTGCACGCGCGACACGTCTTCGCCGAACAGCGAATCGAAAGTCTTTTCCGCCTCGGTCGGGTCAGCCATCGCCGTCCCGCCCATCAAGGCGACCAGCAGCACCGTGACAACCGGCAGACCCTCAAGCAGACGTTTGACCATCCGAGCGCTCCATCGACGTGCGGATCAAACGGGCGACGCGTGCAGCATTGTACCCACGCGGTCCGCCGCTGTCCCGCACCCGCCGATAGAACGTGCAACCCCCGCCGCCGATTGCCTCACGCCGTTCACTGCCGCAGGCCGATGCCCTTGTTGAGCATCCAGAGGGCGAGCATGAACAGCCCGACCGTGAAAAGGACGATCATGCCGTAGGCCGTCACGATGTTGATGTCGATGTATTGGGCGTCGAGGTGGTCCTTGAGAATGCCGTAGCGGAAAGCGTTGACCATGTAGACGATCGGATTGAACCGCGACACCGTTCGCCAGAACGGCGGCAGCAGGTTGATCGAGTAGAACACCCCGCCGAGGTAGGTCAGCGGCGTAAGCACGAACGTCGGAATGATCGCCACATCGTCGAACTTCCGCGCCAGTAGCGCATTGATGAATCCGCCGATCGAAAACAGCGTCGCGGTCGCCAGCGCGACGGTCACGGTGATGAAGACGCTGTGAATCACCAGTTCGCGCACGAAGCACAGACTCACCAGCGCCACCGCGAACCCGACGATCATCGCCCGCGCCACGCCCCCCGCGACGTACCCGAGCAGGATGACGCTGTTGTGCATCGGGGCGACCATCATCTCCTCGACGTTCCGCTGAAACTTGGAGCCGAAGAAACTCGACACGACGTTCGAGTACGAGTTGTTGATGACGCTCATCATGACCAGCCCAGGCACGATGAATTCCATGTACGGCACGTTGCCCATCGTCCCGACGCGCGAGCCGATGATCTTGCCGAAGATGATGAAGTAGAGCGTCGTCGTGATGACCGGCGGAATAATCGTCTGCGGCCAGATGCGCAGCACGCGGACGATCTCCTTGATGAGAATCGTCTCGAACGCCACCCAGTTGATCTTGAGCCGGTCCGCTCTAAACATTGTTCTTCTCCACCATGCGGACGAAAAGCTCCTCGAGCCGGTTGGCCTTGTTGCGCATCGAAAGGACGCTGACGCCCTGCGCGCTGAGCCGGGCGAACACGTCGTTGAGCGCCTGCTCCTTCGACACGTCGATCTCCAGCGTGTGCGGATCGGTCAGCCGGTACGGATACCCGTTAAGATCGAGGTTCGCCGGGGCGGTGTGAGCGAGGTCGAAGATGAACGTCTCGACATGCAGCTTGGCGAGCAGGGATTTTTTGTCCGTGTTCTCCACGATGACGCCGCGGTCGATGATGGCGATCTGCCGGCACAAACTCTCCGCTTCCTCGAGGTAGTGCGTCGTGAGGATCACCGCCGTCCCGTTGCGATTGACTTCCTGCATCAGCGCCCAGGTCGATCGGCGCAGCTCGATGTCCACGCCCGCCGTCGGCTCGTCGAGGATCATCAGCTTCGGCTCATGCACCATCGCCCGCGCGATCATCAGCCGCCGCTTCATCCCGCCGGACAGTTGCCGCGCCGAGTCGTGGCGCTTGTCCCAAAGCCCCATCTTCTTCAGGTAATGCTCCGCCCGCTGTCGCGCCAGTTTCCGGGGCAGGCCGTAGTATCCCGCCTGCTGCTGCACGATCTGCCCGACCTTCTCGAACATGTTGAAGTTGAATTCCTGCGGGACGACGCCGATGAGTTGCTTGACGCCCGCCGGATCGCGGTCCAGGTCGATGCCGAACACTTCGACGGTCCCGCCGGTTTTATTGATGAGCGAGGTGACGATGCCGATCGTCGTGCTCTTGCCCGCGCCATTAGGCCCCAGCAGCCCGAAGAATTCGCCGGCGCGCACATCCAGATCGACACCCTTGAGCGCTTCCACGCCGTTGCGATAGGTCTTGCGAAGATCGCGAATCGTCAGAGCATTCATGAGGCAGCGATTATAGCGGGGCGAACAAGCGACGAACCACCAAGACACCAAGAGCACCTAGGAATGCAACAGGATAAAGTCGATCATATTGAGTTGAACAAGTAATGTTCGAACCGATACAGGCGACCCCTCGCTTGCCTTCACATCGCTTCTGATGTCTTCCTTCGTGTCCTTGGTGTCTTGGTGGTTCTTTCATTGGGCCATCCCGTATACTTTCACCATGCGAACCATGTTGCGACTTACGATGCTCGTCCTCGCGCTGGCGTTACCCGCCTGTGCGACAAATTCCAGAATCGGCGCCGCCGCCACCGTGCACCCGCTCGCCACGCAGGCGGCGCTCAACGCCATGGCCCGAGGCGGCAACGCCGTCGACGGCGCCGTCGCCGCCGCCCTGACCCTCGCCGTCGTCGATTCGCACAACAGCGGGCTCGGCGGCGGTTGCCTCATCCTCATCCGCACCGCCAGCGGCCAGTTCATCGCCATCGACGGCCGCGAAACCGCCCCCGCCGCCGCGGCGCGCGATATGTACGTCCACAACGGCAAGGTCGACACCGAGGAATCGAAAACCGGCCCGCGCGCCAGCGGCGTCCCCGGCGAACTCGCCGCCCTCGCGCTCGCCCAGAAGGATTACGGCAAACTGACCCTCGCCGACGTCGCCAACCCCGCCGCACAAATCGCCGACCGCGGCGTGCCCGTTTCGCATGTCATGGCCGATCGCCTCGCCGGCGTCGCCGAGGTGCTGCATCAAAACGAAGCCGCCGCAGCCGTGTTCTTCCATCCCGACGGCTCCCCGCTCCGCGAAGGCGACACGCTCAAACAACTCGACCTCGCCAATACGCTTCGCACGATCGCCCGCGACGGCCCCGATGGGTTCTACCTCGGCGACTTCGCCCGGCGATGCGATACATGGATGAAGGAACACAACGGCACGCTGACCTTCGCCGATCTGGCCAACTATCGCCCCAAACTCCGCACCCCTGTCATCAGCACCTACCGCGGGCTCACCATCGTCGGCTTCCCCCCGCCCAGCAGCGGCGGCATGCACGTCGCACAAATCCTCAACATCCTCGAAAATTTCGACCTCGCTTCGATGGACCCCGGCACGCGGGCGCATGTCATGGTCGAAGCCATGAAACGCGCCTTCGCCGACCGCGCCTACTGGCTCGGCGACTCCGACTTCGTCAAAGTCCCCCGCGGCCTCATCGACAAAACCTACGCCCGACAACTCGCCGACTCCATCAACCTCGATCACGCCACCGCCGTCTTGACGCATGGCGATCCCCCCCCCGCCGGCGACGATCTTTTCCGCGGCGGGCATACCACGCACCTGTCCGTCGCCGACGATCAAGGCAACTGGGTCGCCATCACCTGCACCATCAATACCTCCTTCGGCTCGAAGGTCATGATCCCCGGCACCGGCGTCGTCATGAACAACGAAATGGATGACTTCTCCATCCAGCCCGGCGTCCCCAACGCCTTCGGCCTCGTCGGCGCTGAAGCCAACGCCATCGCCCCCGGCAAACGACCCTTGTCGAGCATGAGCCCCACCATCGTCCTGCAAAAAGGCCAGCCCATCCTCGCCTGCGGCGCCGCCGGCGGACCGACCATCATCACGCAAGTCGTCCAGATGATCGTCAACCGTTACGACCTGAACATGTCATTGCACGACGCCATCGCCGCCCCGCGATTGCATGAACAATGGCGCCCCGACGAAGTCGTCGTCGAAAAAGCCATGCCCGCCGAAGTGATCGATGCCCTCCGCCAGCGCGGGCACACCGTCCGCACGCGCGACCACCTGGGCATCTCCCAAGCCGTCGGCCTCGGACATGACGCCGTCCACGACCCCCGCGCCGACTGACCGTCCTTCGACACAGATGACCTGCCCTGCGCAACTGAACCTATTCGTCTTGCAATAGCTTCAGCAAATTGGAATGAGGAGTTTCGCGGAACGACACCAGCGCTTCCAACTCCAGCTTTCGGTTCCCGCTGAGCAGCCGAGCGCAGTTTGGCCCGACGGACGCCGCGAAGTCGGGCCAGACTTCGCGCACCAGCAGCATGGCCCGCTGCTCTTCATCTGAAAATGGAATCGTGATCCGCTCGGTAACGTCGACGCCCAAAGCCGACACGACACGATCGGAGATGCCCAGGAAGCGGATCGTCAGATGCTCCCGCAACCAGGTGAACACCAGCAGATCAAACGGATCGCAATCGCCCAGAAAAAAGATCGGGTGATCGCGAGCCGCCGTAATGATCGGCTCAATGTCTTCCTCGCGCGGCAAGCCGTAACGGCAGATCAAACCGATCGGAAGCTCGTGATCTTCCGATGCAAGCAGTTGATTTGCCGCATGACCTTTCGTGGCATAGACGACCGCGCACGCGGGATCGGGCGGGAAGACAATGCAATAGGGCGCTCCCGACGGCATGTCCGTCAATTCGCCGCCATCGACTTGAGCGATGCATTGCCGAAGTTGTCGAGAGTTCGTCATAAAATGCCGTCCAATGATGCAGTCGGGTATGTCCGGGCCCGCCCGGACACGATTGACGATCCCGCAGCCATCATAGGCCGGGCCGCGGATTCGCGATGGGCATTTCACTCGCCGCGTGCGCATTCACGGCTTTCGTAATCGGGCGGGCCCGGACCTGCGTCGCTGAGGGGATCAATTGCAGCGCGGGTCCGCGTTCGCATCGTAATTGCGGAACACGTACACCAGATACATCGGCTCTTTCAAACCCTCCGGGACGCGCCAGCTCACGATATCCCCATACGGCAGTTCGCCCGGCCCGACCCGTTCGACCGACACGTTGTCCCGGCTCTCGCGAACGGGATTGTAAAACGTCAGCCCCGCGTAGTGCGCCTCCACCTTCGCAAAGTCGCCGTCATAGGTGCGCAACTGACCCGCGAAATAGTCGCAGTGATTGCCATTGCCGTAGAGAAGCCCCACCCGCGACCGCACATCGACCGCCCGCGTCCCGGGCGCGTGGTCAAGCCCGACCACCCCATGCTCAAACTGCCGGCACCGCCACGAATTGCCCACCGCATCCCGCACAAACGGCAACGCCCCCGCGCCGATGAGCAGAACGAGAAGCACGATGCCGATCCTGAGAATTCGCTTTTTCATGGAGGCAATCCCACCAGTCGCCGCTCCGCGTCTCACCAATGACCATTCGTTGAGATCAGCAATGCGGTTCCGCCCTCATTCGAGAGCCACTGATACCCCGTCAATCCATTGACGAACGGGCCAAGGAGACCTTCCAAATTGTCCCATGTCTCCGAACGCAATTCCCAGAAGTGCCGTCTACCTTCCGATGTGAGACCGACATCCCGACGACCGACGACGAATGACAACGCGAAGCCACCCATCGGAGACGCATCGCAATCGGCGGCGAGGTCCAGTTGCTTGCACTGCCCATCCGCGAGACGGCGGACGCCCGCTCGAAGCGCTTCCGCCTCGGCGGGTGTGAAGTCGTAGAGCCGAACCAGCGGACAATCCGGCGAGCCATCGGTGAGCAATTCGACCTTCATGGTTGCTGATTCCTCACCTGTCGAGGCCGACTAGTGCATGTAGGGCGGGATTCATCCCGCCTTCCGGAATGGCAGGATGAATCCTGCCCTACAAAATGCGCGCTATCCGCCGCGCTGGTTCGCCGTCAAAAACTGACCATCGTACACGATCGGTTCTCGTCGGAGAATCTGAGTGAAGCCGGGGCTCTGGAATGTTATCTCGCCCGTCGGCCAGTTGAGCGGGAGGCGCCAACGGAAGGACGTTCCACCCGATGCATGCGTCAGCGGATCACGATAGATTCCGTCGATGGAGAACGGCGTCACCCCGGCCGCGACGGGCTCAGCGTAGTCGATCATGATGCGGAGGCCGAACACTTCATGAAACGTCAACGTCGCCGGCGCGACGCGAAATCGGAATCTCCGGTCATCTTGCCCAAGCCACTCCATGATGAAGTCGATATCGAATTCAAGGTCGGCTGTCCCGCGCTCATCGTCGACCGCCCCCATGCGAAACCCGTGGACATGGCAATCGTGCCAGGACAGATCATCGAAGTCGGCGGTCGTCCAAGATTGTGACACAGGTACACCCGGTCCATGAAGAGGCGTGTTGGCACCGTCAATCATCATACGGAAAGTCTTCCCAGACAAATGTGTCGGTCAGGCGGCAGGCCTCTCGAATGTGGTTTGGCGCGTGTGCGAGGAACAGGCCGATTCCGTCGCGGATGTCCTGATCGGTGAATTGATCCGGACGGAGCAGCAGGGCCACGATGAATGCCGCGTCGCCGTTCCAATCGGTCATGTGCATAGCCAAGCGCTGCGCCGTGACGCGATCGAATCTGTCTGACAATGCCGTCGCAATACGCTCACGTGCCGCTGTAGGAAGCGTGTTGCCGCATAGTTGACGCAAACGATCTTCTCCGAAAGCAGCAAACACTGATTGCACCTTTGCGTCGAGTTGATTGAAATTGTCAGCAGACATTGATCGAGTCACCCCTTTTGTTGTCGCGGATGGCTACGCACTACTGCGTTTGCCACTGGCCGGTCGCTGACGAATACCTGAACACTGACATTGAACCATAGATCGGCATGTCATAGCGCGAAAGCTCAAATCCCTCTGCGGTTCGGTCGTATTGCCAATCCGTGATCTTTATCTGTGAATCACGCCGGCGGGTTTGCTCCGTGATGGCGTCGAGCGAACCGGGATATTCATGGTGCGCTGTTTTGTAGTCGGCAAGTTCCTGAATGATGACATCGCCTTCGCGCATCATCCGCTCCACAAATCGCTGCTCCGCCCAGGAGCCGCCGAGGGCGTAGAGGATCGTCATCAGGACGAAGACGCCCACGCCCCACTTCACCGCTTGATCCAGCCCGCGAAAGACGCTCGGCGAAATGCTGTACGGCATGATCGGAATCCTTCGGTCAAACCGGTTCGTCAGTTGCGTAGGGCGGGATTCATCCCGCCTTCCGAAGTGGCAGGATAAATCCTGCCCTACGCCCGCGCGTTCGATGTCGCCAGGCGCGGGCGGGGAGGATGGTGAAGAGGAGGGCGGGGTACCAGACGGACAGGGCGAAGGTCCAGAGGGTGGCGCCGGTCCAGCGGAAATAGCGGTAGTAAATGCCGGCGAAGGGGCCGATGTGGAATCGGCGTTTGATGGGTGGAGATGTGTTTCCCTGATCATCGCTCACGGAGATGATGCTGCCGCGATAGGGGCCGTAGGCGGCGTCGTTGAAGAAGACGAGGGATGTGCCCAAGCCGTCGCCCCATAGGGTGAGGTGGCATTGGTTGGTGAGCGAAAGGCGTTGTTCCCACGGATCGATCCACATGCCGGCGATCGGCAGCGCGAGCGTCACGGCCAGGAGCCCGGCAGAAAGCCAGGTCGCGAAGATCAAGAGCCGGTGTGCCATGCGTGGGGACGCCTTGATCCAGTCGTCGGCTGTCGGGGCGCAGGTCGGGATGGGGTCGCTGCGTGACAACATTGTATCTTGCGCGTCGGGGGAATTGATGTGCGATGCGGGCGGACGGAATGGGAGATCGCAGAGGATGGCGCACAGGCGTTTCGTTTTTCGCGCACGGGCGCGGCAAAATCGCGCATGGGGGAGGCGAGGGGCGATGTAAGTCGAGTATCGACGCGCATGGCGGCGACGCTTGTTGCCACGGGCGCGCGCATGGGCGCGCCCGTGCGCGCTTGGAACGGCGAAAAAGCGAGGATTCTGATGCGGCAATGCGGGCACCCGGGAACGGGGGAAATCGCGGCGGGTTGCCTGCGGGGTGCGATCGGGGATTTAAGGAAGTGTGACGATCAGGACGGAGCGGACCGGGGGACGGGGGCGATGTGAAGAGACATGAGGATGCACGCGGGGGGCGGCGTGGCTACACTGGTAGCGTCAGCACATGGCGGCGTAGAAGAAGAGGGTCAGGAAGAGGATGCGTTTGTGATTGTCCAGAAGCAGCAGGGTGTACATCGCGGTTCATCTCCTCGTGGCGGTCGCCACGGAAGGAGGAATAGCGATGGGCATGCCGAACGGTGAGGCGAACTTTTGGCGAGGCGTCCAAGGTCATGCAATTGCGAGCATTAACGATTTTCTGCGTGTTCGGGGCGGTGCGGCGTCGGTTCCACATGATGTTGCGTCGACGCGACATGGGCCTGACGGCGGTGTTGCTCTGGGGCATCATGTTGATTTGCGTCGACGGGGTTTTCGCCGATGCGCGGCCGCTCGATGAGGCGATGGCGCGGCAGGCGTATCAGGTGGCGGAGAACTGGGTGCGTCGGGCGCGCGTGCCGGAGTCGACGCTGGAGATTGAGGCGGGCGACGTGA from Planctomycetota bacterium harbors:
- a CDS encoding ABC transporter permease, translated to MFRADRLKINWVAFETILIKEIVRVLRIWPQTIIPPVITTTLYFIIFGKIIGSRVGTMGNVPYMEFIVPGLVMMSVINNSYSNVVSSFFGSKFQRNVEEMMVAPMHNSVILLGYVAGGVARAMIVGFAVALVSLCFVRELVIHSVFITVTVALATATLFSIGGFINALLARKFDDVAIIPTFVLTPLTYLGGVFYSINLLPPFWRTVSRFNPIVYMVNAFRYGILKDHLDAQYIDINIVTAYGMIVLFTVGLFMLALWMLNKGIGLRQ
- a CDS encoding ATP-binding cassette domain-containing protein; the encoded protein is MNALTIRDLRKTYRNGVEALKGVDLDVRAGEFFGLLGPNGAGKSTTIGIVTSLINKTGGTVEVFGIDLDRDPAGVKQLIGVVPQEFNFNMFEKVGQIVQQQAGYYGLPRKLARQRAEHYLKKMGLWDKRHDSARQLSGGMKRRLMIARAMVHEPKLMILDEPTAGVDIELRRSTWALMQEVNRNGTAVILTTHYLEEAESLCRQIAIIDRGVIVENTDKKSLLAKLHVETFIFDLAHTAPANLDLNGYPYRLTDPHTLEIDVSKEQALNDVFARLSAQGVSVLSMRNKANRLEELFVRMVEKNNV
- the ggt gene encoding gamma-glutamyltransferase, giving the protein MRTMLRLTMLVLALALPACATNSRIGAAATVHPLATQAALNAMARGGNAVDGAVAAALTLAVVDSHNSGLGGGCLILIRTASGQFIAIDGRETAPAAAARDMYVHNGKVDTEESKTGPRASGVPGELAALALAQKDYGKLTLADVANPAAQIADRGVPVSHVMADRLAGVAEVLHQNEAAAAVFFHPDGSPLREGDTLKQLDLANTLRTIARDGPDGFYLGDFARRCDTWMKEHNGTLTFADLANYRPKLRTPVISTYRGLTIVGFPPPSSGGMHVAQILNILENFDLASMDPGTRAHVMVEAMKRAFADRAYWLGDSDFVKVPRGLIDKTYARQLADSINLDHATAVLTHGDPPPAGDDLFRGGHTTHLSVADDQGNWVAITCTINTSFGSKVMIPGTGVVMNNEMDDFSIQPGVPNAFGLVGAEANAIAPGKRPLSSMSPTIVLQKGQPILACGAAGGPTIITQVVQMIVNRYDLNMSLHDAIAAPRLHEQWRPDEVVVEKAMPAEVIDALRQRGHTVRTRDHLGISQAVGLGHDAVHDPRAD